A genomic window from Streptomyces sp. MST-110588 includes:
- a CDS encoding cupin domain-containing protein has translation MSAGPAMSAGPAVSVVGPGDGETIVLGTTRMRVLEDGSNTGHRLALTESVLAPHTPGPPQHRHARHDEGFHIISGTVRFTVGDREHDATAGTFVLVPPGVPHTFANVTGQPAVMLSVFTPDLYVQYFRDLRDLMADGRPPTPQEHVRTMSRYATEPATDFT, from the coding sequence ATGTCCGCCGGCCCCGCCATGTCCGCCGGCCCCGCCGTATCGGTGGTCGGCCCGGGCGACGGAGAGACGATCGTCCTGGGCACCACCCGTATGCGCGTCCTGGAAGACGGCAGCAACACCGGTCACCGTCTCGCGCTCACCGAGTCCGTCCTCGCGCCACACACGCCCGGACCGCCACAGCACCGGCACGCCCGGCACGACGAGGGCTTCCACATCATCTCCGGCACGGTGCGGTTCACGGTCGGCGACAGGGAACACGACGCGACCGCGGGCACGTTCGTACTGGTCCCGCCCGGGGTCCCGCACACGTTCGCCAACGTCACCGGCCAACCGGCCGTCATGCTCAGCGTTTTCACACCGGATCTGTACGTGCAGTACTTCCGGGACCTGCGGGACCTGATGGCCGACGGCCGGCCGCCGACCCCCCAGGAACATGTCCGGACGATGAGCCGTTACGCCACCGAGCCCGCCACCGACTTCACCTGA
- a CDS encoding ABC transporter permease has translation MTTRASVRPTVLPVPPTSSATRVAEPPVRFRDLLAAEWIKTRSLRSTPWTIILTALSVIGSAAVATLADNAAGFGPAEFRPYDAYPPTGYYTLMLIACVIGALTVVSEYSSGLIRTTTVAVPARGSVVLAKAAVTAALWTAAGAVISTGCFLISQAILNGRHAGVPITHPGALRALVVSALLAPVCALIGLGLGVLLRHGAATVLTGAFALLILPPMFSERDRWSADINHAMVPAAWKRLVQTWEPDPGSLAHSATVPGSWIVYALWPLTAIALAVLVVRRRDV, from the coding sequence ATGACCACACGCGCCTCCGTCCGTCCGACGGTCCTTCCTGTCCCGCCGACCTCTTCGGCCACGCGCGTCGCCGAGCCGCCCGTCCGCTTCCGCGACCTGCTCGCCGCCGAGTGGATCAAGACGCGGTCGCTGCGGTCCACTCCGTGGACGATCATCCTCACCGCCCTGTCCGTCATCGGGTCCGCCGCCGTGGCCACGCTCGCGGACAACGCCGCGGGCTTCGGCCCCGCCGAATTCCGGCCCTACGACGCCTATCCGCCGACCGGCTACTACACGCTGATGCTCATCGCCTGCGTCATCGGCGCCCTGACGGTCGTGAGCGAGTACAGCAGCGGCCTGATCCGTACCACCACCGTGGCCGTCCCCGCCCGCGGTTCGGTCGTGCTGGCCAAGGCGGCCGTCACTGCCGCGCTGTGGACCGCGGCCGGCGCGGTCATCTCCACCGGTTGCTTCCTGATCTCCCAGGCCATCTTGAACGGGCGGCACGCCGGTGTCCCGATCACCCACCCCGGGGCGCTCCGGGCGCTGGTGGTCTCCGCGCTGCTGGCCCCGGTCTGCGCACTGATCGGCCTGGGCCTCGGCGTCCTGCTCCGGCACGGCGCCGCGACCGTGCTCACCGGCGCCTTCGCCCTGCTGATCCTGCCGCCCATGTTCTCCGAGCGCGACCGCTGGTCGGCGGACATCAACCACGCGATGGTGCCGGCCGCCTGGAAGCGTCTGGTCCAGACCTGGGAACCGGATCCCGGATCCCTGGCTCACAGCGCCACGGTCCCCGGCTCCTGGATCGTGTACGCACTCTGGCCGCTGACCGCGATCGCCCTCGCCGTCCTCGTCGTGCGGCGCCGCGACGTGTGA
- a CDS encoding ATP-binding cassette domain-containing protein — protein sequence MIEVSELTKRYGDKTAVDRLSFTVRPGRVTGFLGPNGAGKSTTLRMILGLDAPTTGAATVGGVPFHRHPRGLRHVGACLDAGQVHGGRSAAAHLSALARSNGIPRRRVAEVLGEVGLTEVAGRRIGGFSLGMKQRLGIATALLGNPPVLMFDEPINGMDPEGVLWVRRLFRRLAAEGRTVFLSSHLMSEMENTADQLVVIGRGRLIAAESVEDFAARGTPRSVVVGTPRAAELAAVLTAAGASVECTGPAGAGKLAVTGLPADRIGALALEHRIRLEELTTRTASLERAFMELTADSVEYQTGQPR from the coding sequence GTGATCGAAGTCAGCGAACTCACCAAGCGCTACGGCGACAAGACGGCCGTCGACCGTCTGTCCTTCACCGTCCGGCCGGGCCGGGTCACCGGATTCCTCGGCCCCAACGGAGCCGGCAAGTCCACCACCTTGCGGATGATCCTCGGTCTGGACGCGCCCACCACCGGCGCCGCCACCGTCGGTGGCGTCCCCTTCCACCGCCACCCGCGCGGCTTGCGGCACGTCGGCGCCTGCCTCGACGCCGGCCAGGTCCATGGGGGCCGCAGCGCCGCCGCCCATCTGTCCGCCCTGGCCCGCAGCAACGGCATCCCGCGGCGCCGGGTGGCGGAAGTACTGGGGGAGGTGGGGCTGACCGAGGTGGCGGGCCGCCGCATCGGCGGCTTCTCCCTCGGCATGAAGCAGCGCCTCGGCATCGCCACCGCCTTGCTCGGCAACCCGCCCGTGCTGATGTTCGACGAGCCGATCAACGGCATGGACCCCGAGGGCGTGCTCTGGGTACGCCGCCTGTTCCGGCGCCTGGCAGCCGAGGGACGTACGGTCTTCCTCTCCAGCCACCTGATGTCGGAGATGGAGAACACCGCCGACCAACTGGTCGTCATCGGCCGGGGCCGTCTCATCGCCGCCGAGTCGGTGGAGGACTTCGCGGCCCGCGGCACTCCTCGCAGCGTCGTGGTCGGGACACCGCGGGCCGCCGAGCTGGCAGCCGTGCTGACCGCGGCGGGCGCCTCGGTCGAGTGCACGGGCCCGGCCGGCGCCGGGAAGCTGGCCGTGACCGGGCTCCCGGCGGACCGGATCGGAGCGCTCGCCTTGGAGCACCGTATCCGGCTGGAGGAGCTGACCACCCGTACCGCTTCGCTGGAGAGAGCCTTCATGGAACTCACCGCCGACAGCGTCGAATATCAGACAGGACAGCCCCGATGA
- a CDS encoding sensor histidine kinase: MTGPKAVAWAGGVCYLLMTGLLAGATTRASGTVHGVGSLLAVSLLVGVVRRMPLTALAMALLGSTAVVVGTPSPAHAPWAVSYQGQFLSYLAVDLVLGYVISTCTRRASAVAVAVSFTVQLLVIGAFTHGSDLTVTGLIAFLAMAVCCAAGLLGRERREHAVALRSQEVAEAVTAERLRIARELHDAVAHSIGIIAIQAGVGSRVIRTQPAQAGEALRAIESTSRETLAGLRRTLVSLRQADRGTTGPKRSPLTPSPGLADVERLAATTADAGVRVEVCRSGEQRAVPADIDLSAYRIVQEALTNVVRHAGTGHCRVTIGYREAELSVEVVDDGRGATGNGAAHGFGLVGMRERVGLLHGHLSAGPRPEGGFRVAARLPLPAPVTMGVEAR; encoded by the coding sequence ATGACGGGACCGAAGGCCGTGGCCTGGGCGGGCGGTGTCTGCTACCTCCTGATGACGGGTCTGCTGGCGGGGGCCACGACACGGGCCTCGGGTACGGTCCACGGTGTCGGGTCGCTGTTGGCCGTGAGCCTCCTCGTCGGCGTGGTACGGCGGATGCCGCTGACGGCCCTGGCCATGGCGCTCCTCGGCTCCACCGCCGTGGTGGTGGGCACGCCGAGCCCCGCCCACGCGCCCTGGGCGGTTTCCTACCAGGGCCAGTTCCTGTCGTACCTGGCGGTGGATCTCGTCCTGGGCTACGTCATCTCCACCTGCACGCGGCGGGCTTCGGCCGTCGCCGTGGCCGTGTCCTTCACCGTGCAGCTCCTGGTGATCGGCGCCTTTACGCACGGGAGCGACCTGACCGTCACCGGCCTGATCGCCTTCCTGGCGATGGCCGTATGCTGCGCGGCCGGTCTGCTCGGCCGCGAGCGGCGCGAGCACGCGGTGGCGCTGCGCTCGCAGGAGGTGGCCGAGGCCGTGACCGCCGAACGACTGCGGATCGCACGGGAACTGCACGACGCGGTCGCGCACAGCATCGGCATCATCGCCATCCAGGCAGGCGTGGGGAGCCGGGTCATCCGCACGCAGCCGGCGCAGGCCGGCGAGGCCCTGCGCGCCATCGAGTCCACCAGCAGGGAGACGCTGGCGGGCCTCAGGCGCACGCTGGTCTCGCTCCGTCAGGCCGACCGGGGCACCACCGGCCCGAAGCGGTCACCGCTCACGCCCTCGCCGGGGCTGGCGGACGTCGAACGGCTGGCGGCGACGACCGCGGACGCGGGGGTACGCGTCGAGGTGTGCCGCAGCGGGGAGCAGCGTGCTGTGCCGGCCGACATCGACCTGTCCGCCTACCGCATCGTGCAGGAGGCGCTGACCAACGTGGTGCGCCATGCGGGCACCGGGCACTGCCGGGTGACCATCGGCTACAGGGAGGCGGAGCTGTCCGTGGAGGTCGTCGACGACGGGCGCGGCGCCACCGGGAACGGCGCGGCCCACGGCTTCGGCCTCGTCGGCATGCGGGAGCGCGTCGGCCTGCTGCACGGCCACCTCAGCGCCGGGCCGCGCCCCGAAGGCGGTTTCCGGGTGGCGGCACGGCTGCCGCTGCCCGCGCCCGTCACGATGGGGGTGGAGGCCCGGTGA
- a CDS encoding response regulator transcription factor has protein sequence MTVRIVLADDQPLVRSGLRVLMADHPDLEVVGEAATGAEAVQLVAEVSPDVVVMDIRMPGMDGIEATRLITNGPATTRVMVLTTFDEDEYVYGALRAGASGFVVKDMALEDILAAVRVVAAGDALIAPGVTRRLIADFVGRPEAAPVRSPRPVRGITEREREVLTLVGRGRSNTEIAEDLFITVATAKSHVSRLLTKLGARDRVQLVITAYEAGLVAPGQS, from the coding sequence GTGACCGTCCGTATCGTGCTCGCCGACGACCAGCCGCTGGTGCGGTCCGGTCTGCGCGTGCTCATGGCCGACCACCCCGACCTGGAGGTCGTCGGTGAGGCCGCCACCGGCGCCGAGGCGGTCCAACTGGTCGCGGAGGTCAGCCCCGATGTCGTGGTGATGGACATCCGGATGCCCGGCATGGACGGGATCGAGGCCACCCGCCTGATCACGAACGGTCCGGCGACGACCCGGGTCATGGTCCTGACCACCTTCGACGAGGACGAGTACGTCTACGGCGCGCTGCGGGCCGGTGCGAGCGGCTTCGTGGTCAAGGACATGGCGCTGGAGGACATCCTCGCGGCGGTCCGCGTGGTCGCCGCCGGTGACGCGCTGATCGCGCCGGGCGTGACGCGCCGTCTGATCGCGGACTTCGTCGGGCGCCCTGAAGCCGCTCCCGTGCGCTCCCCACGGCCGGTCCGGGGCATCACCGAGCGGGAGCGGGAAGTGCTGACCCTGGTCGGACGCGGCCGGTCGAACACCGAGATCGCGGAGGACCTCTTCATCACGGTGGCCACCGCCAAGTCGCACGTGTCCCGGCTGCTCACCAAACTGGGCGCCCGGGACCGGGTGCAGCTCGTCATCACCGCGTACGAGGCGGGGCTGGTCGCGCCTGGGCAGAGCTGA